In the Candidatus Electrothrix rattekaaiensis genome, one interval contains:
- a CDS encoding response regulator, translating into MYDILVVDDDLFALALLEEQLKSYGDFFTPVYASNGKEAVEILSQVEISLLVTDLIMPGEINGWHLIEYIENFHQNIPVVVITGCKDEEKIAALEGRVREILLKPIRVKQLVKIVTNILNEDIASGNLKGVSVGSFLQLLEMDEKTCLLEVGTSPKNKGLLYIHQGKLYDAEYGDLQEYEAACRLIAMDNVSFKIKALPKLEIRRRIKGELMSIIMDAMKMKDEVKEGEGLKFPPQTHDGENHHRAFEGDWRQAIRDEEEKEEKEENLADNSIIEPVIPPTVQVPVAEKNNILLASRSTEGCTTNLESILKRLRGIKGYKGAGIMDFTGETIATDCLDSNLNLARIGAVFNDVFRSAHEKSECSGLHACNELTLKTQGAIIIICGSGAESTVPFHLIAVLDKDGNQALTKMQLAKIIPLAAQELN; encoded by the coding sequence ATGTACGATATACTGGTCGTTGATGATGATCTCTTCGCACTGGCTCTGCTCGAAGAGCAATTAAAGAGTTACGGCGATTTTTTCACCCCTGTCTATGCCAGCAACGGCAAAGAGGCCGTTGAAATATTGAGTCAGGTGGAAATCTCCTTGCTCGTGACGGATCTCATTATGCCGGGCGAGATAAACGGATGGCATCTTATTGAATACATAGAGAATTTTCATCAAAATATCCCCGTTGTTGTTATTACAGGATGCAAGGACGAAGAAAAAATTGCCGCGCTGGAAGGCAGGGTACGAGAAATTTTACTGAAACCGATCCGAGTCAAACAATTGGTTAAAATCGTTACCAACATTCTCAACGAAGATATTGCTAGTGGAAACCTAAAAGGCGTTTCGGTGGGATCATTTTTACAGCTGTTGGAAATGGACGAAAAGACCTGTCTGCTTGAAGTCGGAACATCACCGAAAAATAAAGGTCTGCTGTACATTCATCAGGGCAAGCTCTATGATGCTGAATACGGAGACCTACAAGAATACGAGGCCGCTTGTCGCCTGATCGCTATGGACAATGTCAGCTTTAAGATCAAAGCATTACCCAAGCTAGAAATTCGGAGAAGAATAAAAGGGGAACTGATGTCCATAATTATGGACGCCATGAAGATGAAAGATGAAGTCAAGGAAGGAGAAGGACTAAAATTTCCTCCCCAAACCCATGATGGAGAAAATCATCACAGAGCATTTGAAGGAGACTGGCGTCAGGCAATCAGAGATGAAGAGGAGAAGGAAGAGAAAGAGGAGAACCTAGCAGACAATTCGATCATTGAGCCAGTCATACCACCTACTGTTCAAGTGCCGGTAGCTGAAAAAAACAACATTCTACTGGCCTCCCGTTCAACAGAGGGCTGTACCACCAACCTAGAGTCAATCCTGAAGAGGCTTCGAGGGATAAAAGGCTATAAAGGGGCAGGGATAATGGACTTCACCGGAGAGACAATTGCTACTGACTGCCTTGATTCAAACCTTAATCTTGCAAGGATCGGCGCAGTATTTAACGATGTCTTTCGCTCTGCTCATGAGAAGTCTGAATGCTCAGGACTGCACGCCTGCAACGAGCTAACGCTAAAAACGCAGGGCGCAATTATCATTATCTGCGGCTCTGGAGCTGAATCTACTGTCCCTTTTCATCTCATTGCCGTTCTGGACAAAGACGGTAATCAGGCCTTGACCAAAATGCAACTCGCAAAAATCATTCCGCTTGCTGCTCAGGAACTGAACTGA
- the pnp gene encoding polyribonucleotide nucleotidyltransferase, translated as MYTKKEVEIGGRFMSFETGKIAKQTSGSVVVTCGDTIVLVTVVADKGTKDAGFLPLTIEYQERMYAAGRIPGNYFRREIGRPSEKEILTCRLIDRPLRPLFPKGYMSETQLIATVFSADQEIDPDILAMNGASAALSISDVPWAGPMAAARVGYINDEYILNPTASQLEKSSMNLIVAGTETAVVMVEGRTGELSEEVVLEAIFFAHQEIQPLVAMQKALQEEIGKKKREVVAPQVNEALKAKVEEVAAAGMEELVTIAGKIERGARYDSLKDEVLAAIDEELYENDGDVFNLLGAYKKNIMRDRIVNKGLRLDGRSFDQVRPIECEVGVLPKAHGSALFTRGETQAMVVGTLGSERDELHVESLKGDTYRRFMMHYNFPPFCVGEARFMRGPSRRDIGHGTLARRGIETVLPDAADFPYTMRVVSEILESNGSSSMATVCGASLALMDAGVPIKAPVSGVAMGLIKEGDKVVVLTDILGDEDHLGDMDFKVVGTAEGISSLQMDIKIDGVNREIMSSALAQAKEGRLHILGKMEEALGIPRKNVADHAPKYVTIKINQDKIRDIIGPGGKVIREMTAEFDSKIDVDDDGTIKIFSKSTESAEALVAHIEGMTAMPEIGKIYNGLVKTIKDFGAFVEILPGTDGMVHISELAAERVNKVTDVLQEGERVKVKVVDIDGRGRIRLSRKAALEEGAEA; from the coding sequence ATGTATACAAAGAAAGAAGTCGAGATCGGTGGACGCTTTATGTCCTTTGAGACCGGCAAGATAGCAAAACAGACCAGCGGTTCCGTTGTGGTAACCTGCGGCGATACCATAGTTCTTGTCACCGTGGTTGCAGATAAAGGGACAAAAGATGCTGGCTTTCTGCCCTTGACCATTGAATATCAGGAGCGAATGTATGCTGCCGGACGTATTCCGGGCAATTATTTTCGCCGTGAAATTGGTCGCCCTTCGGAAAAGGAAATATTAACCTGCCGACTTATCGACCGTCCTTTGCGTCCGCTTTTCCCAAAAGGATATATGTCCGAGACCCAGCTGATTGCAACGGTTTTTTCAGCGGATCAGGAGATTGACCCGGATATTTTGGCTATGAACGGTGCTTCTGCGGCACTTTCCATTTCCGATGTACCTTGGGCAGGCCCTATGGCTGCGGCCAGAGTTGGTTATATTAATGATGAGTATATCCTGAACCCTACGGCGAGCCAGCTGGAAAAATCTTCCATGAACTTGATAGTTGCCGGAACCGAGACTGCCGTGGTTATGGTGGAAGGTCGTACCGGCGAGCTGAGTGAAGAGGTTGTTCTTGAGGCGATCTTTTTTGCCCATCAGGAGATTCAGCCGCTCGTCGCCATGCAGAAGGCTTTGCAGGAAGAGATCGGCAAGAAGAAACGGGAAGTTGTTGCTCCGCAGGTCAATGAAGCCCTGAAGGCAAAGGTAGAGGAAGTCGCTGCTGCCGGGATGGAAGAGCTGGTCACTATTGCCGGTAAGATTGAGCGTGGTGCCCGCTATGACAGTCTGAAAGACGAGGTCCTTGCTGCCATTGATGAAGAATTGTATGAGAACGACGGCGACGTTTTCAATCTTCTGGGTGCATATAAGAAAAATATTATGCGCGACCGGATTGTCAATAAAGGGCTGCGTTTAGACGGTCGCAGCTTTGATCAGGTTCGACCCATTGAGTGTGAAGTCGGTGTCCTGCCCAAGGCCCATGGTTCGGCACTGTTCACCCGAGGTGAGACCCAGGCTATGGTTGTTGGTACCTTGGGATCTGAGCGTGATGAACTGCATGTAGAGAGCCTGAAAGGCGATACGTACCGTCGCTTTATGATGCATTATAATTTTCCTCCCTTTTGCGTGGGCGAGGCTCGCTTCATGCGCGGCCCCAGCCGTCGTGATATCGGGCACGGTACCCTTGCCCGACGCGGTATTGAGACGGTGTTGCCTGATGCTGCTGATTTTCCGTATACCATGCGCGTGGTTTCCGAGATCTTGGAGTCCAACGGTTCTTCCTCTATGGCCACGGTCTGCGGTGCAAGTCTTGCCCTGATGGATGCCGGTGTACCTATCAAGGCCCCGGTCTCCGGTGTTGCAATGGGTTTGATCAAGGAAGGCGATAAGGTGGTTGTACTCACTGATATCCTGGGTGATGAGGATCATCTCGGTGATATGGACTTCAAGGTCGTGGGCACGGCTGAGGGTATTTCTTCACTCCAGATGGATATCAAGATTGACGGGGTTAATCGGGAGATAATGTCCAGTGCCTTGGCACAGGCCAAAGAGGGACGTCTCCATATTCTGGGCAAGATGGAAGAGGCTCTCGGCATTCCGCGAAAAAATGTTGCTGATCATGCACCCAAGTACGTTACCATAAAGATCAATCAGGATAAGATTCGTGATATCATTGGACCGGGCGGTAAAGTGATCCGGGAGATGACAGCGGAGTTTGATTCCAAGATTGATGTAGATGATGACGGGACTATTAAGATCTTCTCCAAGAGCACGGAGTCGGCTGAGGCTCTGGTGGCCCATATTGAAGGCATGACGGCTATGCCCGAGATAGGCAAGATCTATAACGGCCTTGTGAAGACCATTAAGGATTTCGGTGCCTTTGTGGAAATTCTGCCCGGTACGGACGGAATGGTCCATATCTCCGAGCTGGCTGCGGAACGAGTGAATAAGGTGACTGATGTTCTGCAGGAAGGCGAGCGGGTCAAAGTCAAGGTGGTTGATATTGACGGACGCGGTCGTATTCGTTTGAGCCGTAAGGCTGCTCTGGAAGAAGGGGCAGAGGCGTAG
- a CDS encoding NACHT domain-containing protein, which translates to MTWTEIIAGLHWLKDHPEVTWSGAGFTLLGILFLVVKILVVKTPLAVLIRRLLGKPPLPPSGDTNDWFSRNRHKFIERLKTDLKDRRESFLLGQNTLDLDKELSPDAVDRPYCRQDSIEYSLERDGTEVETTDQPITALFQQPEVGQRLAILGKPGSGKTVCLLKLVEHLLEQASEDTGKPLPIIFECSEWDGRELLPWMAWQLNRKYEINEKTALQMVEERDILPLFDGLDELAAEKQGDFVRLFNALPNDRPQVVCCRVKEYGQLQKNSKVKLALKNAVILRDISRPRLKGHLLRQGLDELWNMLEQSENEADLSLSSPVEGEQEGEQPQSLLELARRPLFLGIMIGVAEKLRKGFRRQEGESWEDLLWRLYLNDCLSPRTPPPNQGPDEHDRKYAQAPSRHWLHCLARWMQAEDKVALQLDELQPTMLPRYWLFGFFYGLFYGLTSGLVIGFLIGPISGAALGLAMGLFFGQPWKRKIRIDHLHPLHLPVSWQDWQDISATLLTGLAVGLFLGLPFRLLDAKGIGLGRFAIAFWLTFGILGGLALGLQIVARPLKKIIKPQQRLNDALFSSLVLFPFFVLTPMLLFVWVMSNGEQLGSTLGIFSGMKEFYVVLLATIISSFRVLGTNQILQHYLLRLCLRLEQQLPLRLVPWLNAMHQRKVFQRVGGSYHFLHKQLRDYLAMQDTTS; encoded by the coding sequence ATGACGTGGACAGAAATTATTGCCGGATTGCACTGGCTGAAGGATCACCCGGAAGTGACGTGGAGCGGGGCAGGGTTCACCCTCCTCGGTATCTTGTTTCTCGTGGTCAAAATTCTCGTGGTCAAAACCCCGCTGGCTGTGCTGATCCGCAGACTGCTCGGCAAGCCTCCTCTCCCTCCTTCAGGCGATACCAACGACTGGTTTTCCAGGAACCGACACAAGTTTATTGAACGGCTGAAGACGGACTTGAAGGATCGTCGCGAGTCCTTTCTGCTTGGGCAGAACACGCTGGATTTGGACAAAGAACTGTCCCCGGATGCGGTTGATCGTCCCTATTGCAGACAGGACAGTATTGAGTACAGCCTAGAGCGCGACGGAACAGAGGTGGAAACCACGGATCAGCCCATTACTGCTCTTTTTCAGCAGCCGGAGGTGGGTCAGCGGCTGGCGATCTTGGGAAAACCGGGCAGCGGCAAGACCGTCTGCCTGCTCAAACTGGTTGAGCACCTGCTGGAACAGGCGAGTGAAGATACAGGAAAACCCCTGCCGATAATCTTTGAGTGCTCGGAATGGGACGGTCGGGAACTGCTGCCCTGGATGGCTTGGCAGTTGAATCGCAAGTACGAGATTAATGAAAAAACAGCTCTTCAGATGGTTGAGGAGCGGGATATCCTGCCTCTGTTCGACGGGCTGGATGAGCTGGCAGCGGAGAAGCAGGGGGATTTTGTCCGGCTCTTCAATGCCCTGCCCAATGATCGTCCCCAGGTGGTTTGCTGTCGGGTTAAGGAATACGGGCAGTTGCAGAAGAACTCGAAGGTGAAATTGGCCCTCAAAAATGCGGTGATTCTCCGGGATATCTCCCGGCCCAGACTCAAGGGGCATCTCCTGCGGCAGGGGCTGGATGAGTTGTGGAACATGCTTGAGCAGTCTGAAAACGAGGCTGATCTCTCCCTTTCTTCGCCTGTCGAGGGGGAACAGGAAGGAGAGCAGCCGCAGTCCCTGCTTGAGCTGGCCCGACGGCCCTTGTTTCTCGGTATCATGATAGGTGTGGCCGAGAAGTTGCGCAAAGGATTCAGGAGGCAGGAGGGGGAAAGCTGGGAAGACCTGCTTTGGCGGCTTTATCTCAATGATTGTTTATCTCCGAGAACGCCTCCGCCGAACCAAGGGCCGGATGAGCATGACAGGAAATACGCTCAGGCCCCGTCCCGGCACTGGTTGCATTGTCTGGCAAGGTGGATGCAGGCGGAGGATAAGGTGGCCTTGCAGCTTGATGAGCTTCAACCAACTATGTTGCCAAGATATTGGTTGTTCGGATTTTTCTATGGGTTGTTTTACGGTTTGACTTCTGGGCTGGTGATCGGGTTCCTCATAGGGCCGATAAGCGGAGCGGCATTAGGTTTGGCAATGGGACTATTCTTCGGCCAGCCGTGGAAGCGAAAAATCAGGATTGATCACCTGCACCCGCTCCATCTGCCAGTCTCTTGGCAAGATTGGCAGGATATCAGCGCAACGTTGCTTACCGGACTGGCTGTCGGCTTATTCTTGGGGCTGCCCTTTAGATTACTTGATGCAAAAGGGATTGGCCTTGGGCGTTTTGCAATTGCTTTCTGGCTGACTTTTGGTATTCTTGGCGGATTGGCATTGGGCCTGCAAATAGTTGCGAGGCCGCTCAAGAAAATCATTAAGCCTCAGCAACGGCTTAACGATGCCCTGTTCAGCAGTTTAGTCCTCTTTCCCTTTTTCGTGCTTACCCCTATGTTGCTCTTTGTCTGGGTGATGTCCAACGGTGAGCAGTTAGGGAGCACTCTCGGTATTTTTTCGGGCATGAAAGAATTTTATGTTGTCTTGCTTGCGACAATAATCAGTAGTTTTCGTGTTCTTGGCACCAATCAGATCCTCCAACATTACCTCCTCCGCCTCTGCCTCCGCCTTGAACAACAACTCCCCCTGCGCCTCGTCCCCTGGCTCAACGCCATGCACCAACGCAAGGTCTTCCAGCGGGTGGGCGGCAGCTACCATTTCCTCCATAAGCAGCTCCGGGATTATCTTGCAATGCAGGACACAACATCATGA
- a CDS encoding ion transporter — protein MMKPQQADYQEKRPSHAPWRGRLHEVIFEADTPVGKGFDVVLIGGILISVVTVMLDSIDLFRSQHGILLYRIEWFFTLLFTGEYILRLLCVGRPLKYAISFYGVIDLLAIIPTYVSLFLPGTQYLLVIRILRILRIFRVLKLATYLGEANLLAKALQASRRKIFVFLFTVFTLVVIFGSLMYVIEGGENGFTSIPRSIYWAIVTMTTVGYGDISPQTIVGQAFSSIVMILGYGIIAVPTGIVTVEMSQAFSRKVSTQTCLQCSAEGHDTDARYCKFCGAEL, from the coding sequence ATGATGAAACCTCAGCAAGCTGATTATCAAGAGAAAAGACCTTCCCACGCCCCTTGGCGGGGCAGATTGCATGAAGTAATCTTCGAAGCCGATACCCCGGTGGGGAAAGGATTTGATGTCGTACTGATCGGCGGCATCCTGATAAGCGTCGTCACGGTTATGCTGGACAGTATTGACCTGTTCCGCTCCCAGCATGGCATCCTGCTCTACAGGATAGAATGGTTTTTTACCCTTCTTTTTACGGGAGAATATATTTTACGATTGCTTTGTGTGGGCAGGCCGCTCAAATATGCGATCAGCTTCTACGGGGTGATTGATCTGCTCGCAATCATCCCGACCTACGTCAGCCTGTTTCTGCCCGGAACCCAGTATTTGCTGGTTATCAGGATTCTCCGGATACTCCGTATTTTTCGTGTTCTGAAGCTGGCAACGTACCTCGGTGAGGCAAATCTGCTTGCCAAGGCACTTCAGGCGAGCAGGCGCAAGATTTTCGTCTTTCTCTTCACCGTATTTACCTTGGTTGTCATCTTCGGCTCACTGATGTATGTCATTGAGGGCGGAGAAAATGGATTCACCAGCATCCCGCGTAGCATCTACTGGGCAATCGTGACCATGACCACGGTCGGATACGGGGATATTTCGCCGCAGACCATAGTTGGTCAGGCATTTTCTTCAATAGTGATGATTCTCGGGTATGGAATTATCGCCGTGCCCACAGGTATTGTAACCGTGGAAATGTCGCAGGCTTTCAGCCGTAAGGTATCAACGCAGACCTGTCTGCAATGTAGTGCTGAGGGGCACGATACAGATGCTAGGTATTGCAAATTCTGCGGGGCAGAACTCTAA
- a CDS encoding hemerythrin family protein: METTYDWTGESYSELEKTDPQYGRFFSIVKELNEADDKAVLRRLRTEMVLEWREEYNVGVQEIDLQHKLFFEIIRKIFVLHIQGIGHAHTDELVQLNPLLDELLECAEFHFQTEEQLMARHGYPMMHTQLKEHEIIMSELNRQVKAIRSSHGSTAKLVYFLVQWFIKHTVYSHRDIGMSGIRQRPARAFRFNLKGAVQKVTAFLNQPLRAGNVIEFLNQPLPTIWGGKNGSAYPVG, encoded by the coding sequence ATGGAAACAACTTATGATTGGACTGGCGAGTCTTATAGCGAATTAGAAAAAACAGATCCTCAATACGGACGTTTCTTTTCTATTGTCAAAGAATTGAATGAGGCTGACGACAAGGCTGTTTTGCGGCGTCTGCGCACGGAAATGGTTCTTGAATGGCGTGAGGAATATAATGTCGGCGTTCAGGAGATAGACTTACAGCATAAGCTCTTTTTTGAGATTATCAGGAAGATATTCGTTCTGCATATCCAGGGGATCGGTCATGCTCATACAGACGAGCTGGTTCAGCTTAACCCGCTGCTGGATGAGCTACTGGAGTGTGCCGAGTTTCATTTTCAAACCGAGGAACAGCTGATGGCCCGGCATGGATACCCGATGATGCACACGCAGTTGAAAGAACATGAAATTATTATGTCCGAGCTGAACAGGCAGGTTAAGGCGATACGATCTTCTCACGGTTCGACGGCAAAATTAGTGTACTTTCTCGTTCAGTGGTTTATTAAACATACTGTGTACTCCCACAGAGATATCGGGATGTCTGGCATTCGGCAAAGGCCAGCGCGGGCTTTCCGGTTCAATCTCAAGGGAGCTGTTCAAAAAGTTACAGCCTTCCTGAATCAACCGTTACGTGCCGGTAATGTTATTGAATTTTTAAATCAACCGTTGCCAACAATTTGGGGCGGTAAAAACGGCTCGGCTTATCCTGTCGGCTGA
- a CDS encoding aconitate hydratase, producing the protein MGQTVAEKILAAHLIEGELKKGEEIGLRIDQTLTQDATGTMAYLEFEAIGIPRVQTELSVSYVDHNMLQSDFKNADDHIFLQGTARKFGLHFSPPGNGICHQVHLERFGVPGKTLLGSDSHTPTGGGMGMLAMGAGGLDVAMAMAGKPFYLVMPKIYGIKLIGKLQPWVAARDVLLEVLRQLTVKGGVGYIMEYCGPGVAELSLTDRATITNFGAELGATSSVFPSDENTRKYLAAQGREDQWHELVADADAEYDQVLEIDMSTLEPMIACPSSPDNVVKVSEVAGKPVAQVLVGSCTNSSLRDLTAVAKIMEGREVHRDVSFEINPGSRQVIENLTDQGDVMPLLKAGARIHQSGCLGCIGMGQAPPTGMNSLRTVSRNFPGRSGNKGDQVYLCSPEVAAASAVKGVITDPRDLGEYPTFELPATYLPGDERIEKPLAVEESAKVDIVRGPNIAPFPEFTELPETWKGKVVLKLGDNITTDHIMPAGAAILPLRSNIPAISEFVFSQVTESFSADIKAITDSGYFGAVIGGDNYGQGSSREHAALAPRYLGVQVKLVKSFARIHKANLINFGILPLTFVDPDDYDKVEQRSEIVIPGIREAVASGAETITVEIDGKPVQAHCQLSARHREIMVAGGLLNWAR; encoded by the coding sequence ATGGGACAAACCGTTGCGGAAAAAATACTGGCTGCTCATCTGATTGAGGGCGAGTTAAAAAAAGGAGAGGAAATCGGGCTGCGTATTGATCAGACCCTGACCCAGGATGCCACCGGTACTATGGCCTATCTGGAGTTTGAGGCCATCGGTATTCCCCGTGTCCAGACCGAGCTGTCAGTGAGTTATGTGGATCATAATATGCTCCAGTCGGATTTTAAAAACGCTGATGACCATATCTTCCTCCAAGGAACGGCCCGTAAATTCGGTCTCCATTTTTCACCGCCGGGCAACGGCATCTGTCATCAGGTCCATCTGGAACGCTTCGGTGTTCCCGGTAAAACCCTGCTGGGTTCTGATTCCCATACCCCAACCGGCGGCGGTATGGGCATGTTGGCGATGGGTGCTGGCGGGTTGGATGTGGCTATGGCAATGGCCGGTAAACCTTTCTATCTGGTTATGCCGAAGATCTACGGCATTAAACTCATTGGCAAGCTGCAACCCTGGGTTGCGGCCCGTGATGTCCTGCTGGAAGTCCTGCGCCAGCTCACGGTCAAAGGCGGGGTAGGGTACATCATGGAGTATTGCGGGCCGGGTGTGGCCGAACTGAGCCTGACTGATCGGGCAACCATCACCAACTTCGGTGCCGAGTTGGGGGCCACCTCTTCCGTTTTTCCTTCAGATGAAAATACTCGCAAATATCTGGCAGCGCAGGGGCGAGAAGACCAATGGCATGAGCTGGTAGCAGATGCCGATGCCGAGTACGACCAGGTGCTGGAGATTGATATGTCCACCCTAGAGCCTATGATTGCCTGTCCTTCATCCCCGGACAATGTGGTCAAGGTCAGTGAGGTCGCGGGTAAGCCTGTGGCTCAGGTTTTGGTCGGCTCATGTACCAACTCCTCCCTCCGTGACCTGACCGCTGTGGCAAAGATCATGGAAGGTCGGGAAGTGCATCGTGATGTGAGTTTCGAGATAAATCCGGGCAGTCGTCAGGTTATTGAGAATCTCACCGATCAAGGCGATGTTATGCCGCTGCTCAAGGCCGGGGCGCGTATCCATCAATCTGGCTGTCTCGGTTGTATCGGCATGGGACAAGCTCCGCCCACCGGCATGAATTCTTTGCGAACGGTTTCGAGAAATTTCCCAGGGCGTTCTGGCAATAAGGGCGATCAAGTCTATTTATGCAGTCCAGAAGTTGCCGCAGCCTCAGCCGTCAAGGGTGTGATTACCGATCCCCGTGATTTGGGTGAGTATCCCACCTTTGAGCTACCCGCGACCTATCTTCCCGGTGATGAGCGCATTGAAAAACCCTTGGCCGTAGAAGAGAGTGCCAAGGTGGATATCGTGCGTGGACCTAATATTGCCCCTTTTCCCGAATTCACTGAATTGCCAGAGACCTGGAAGGGCAAGGTGGTCTTGAAGCTGGGAGATAATATCACCACAGATCATATTATGCCTGCTGGTGCAGCAATTCTGCCCTTACGGAGCAATATCCCGGCTATCAGCGAGTTTGTTTTCTCTCAGGTGACGGAAAGTTTTTCTGCTGATATCAAGGCAATCACTGACTCGGGATACTTTGGAGCGGTGATCGGCGGTGATAACTATGGTCAGGGCTCCAGCCGTGAGCACGCAGCCCTTGCGCCGCGCTATCTCGGGGTGCAGGTCAAGCTGGTCAAGAGCTTTGCCCGTATTCACAAGGCCAACCTGATCAATTTCGGTATTCTGCCGCTGACCTTTGTTGATCCTGATGATTACGATAAGGTGGAGCAGAGGAGCGAGATCGTCATTCCCGGCATTCGTGAGGCTGTGGCTTCCGGTGCGGAGACCATTACGGTGGAAATCGACGGGAAGCCTGTTCAGGCCCATTGCCAACTTTCCGCACGTCATCGTGAAATTATGGTGGCAGGTGGTCTGCTGAACTGGGCCAGATGA
- a CDS encoding phosphoglycerate dehydrogenase, which translates to MTTSPIALMNAVASEGLEIFGEKYQLGADPKEALGLVLRSSPVDLDEFPNLVAIARAGAGVNNIPVDEASERGICVFNTPGANANAVVELLFTMLGISLRNVDQGMAFCDGLKGDDEEKLNAEVETRKKGFKGMEMSGKTLGVIGLGQIGVRVANMGIHHNMRVIGYDPYPVMDNIHDLLPDVELAKARRDLLAQADFVSLHVPLNKNTKGLVNQEFIDFMKEDALLFNYARGPVVDEDAVMKALDSGRIAGHISDFPSPKLINHEKVLLTPHLGASTAESEENCACMAVKELKGYLEYGNITHSVNFPNVESIPTVWVHTRLIVINKDTPGMIGLMSNILGRHGINIMSYTNKSNGTVGYNIIDTATAVSPEVCKEIKEVDGVIRIRVIPLKNGSDTA; encoded by the coding sequence ATGACCACCAGCCCGATTGCGCTAATGAATGCTGTTGCCTCAGAAGGATTGGAGATTTTTGGTGAAAAGTATCAGCTAGGTGCTGATCCGAAAGAGGCCTTAGGGCTTGTGCTGCGCAGTTCTCCGGTTGATTTGGATGAATTTCCGAACTTAGTGGCCATTGCCAGAGCCGGGGCCGGGGTGAATAATATCCCGGTGGATGAGGCATCCGAGCGGGGGATATGCGTGTTTAACACACCCGGTGCCAATGCCAATGCCGTTGTTGAGCTACTTTTTACCATGCTGGGCATTTCCCTGCGCAATGTTGATCAGGGCATGGCCTTTTGCGACGGACTGAAGGGCGATGATGAAGAGAAATTGAATGCCGAGGTGGAGACCCGGAAAAAAGGCTTTAAGGGCATGGAAATGTCCGGAAAGACCCTGGGTGTGATAGGACTCGGTCAGATCGGGGTGCGGGTGGCCAATATGGGCATTCATCATAATATGCGGGTGATCGGCTATGATCCCTATCCGGTGATGGATAATATTCATGACCTGCTGCCGGATGTGGAGCTGGCCAAGGCACGTCGGGACCTCTTAGCCCAGGCGGACTTTGTATCTCTCCATGTTCCCTTGAATAAAAACACCAAGGGGCTGGTGAATCAGGAATTCATTGATTTCATGAAAGAGGATGCTCTGCTGTTCAATTATGCACGCGGTCCGGTGGTGGATGAGGATGCGGTGATGAAGGCCCTTGATAGCGGCAGGATTGCTGGTCATATTTCAGATTTTCCTTCACCCAAGCTGATCAATCATGAAAAAGTTTTGTTGACGCCTCATCTCGGTGCCTCTACAGCGGAGTCGGAAGAAAACTGCGCCTGCATGGCCGTGAAGGAGCTGAAAGGGTATCTGGAATACGGCAATATCACCCATAGTGTAAATTTTCCCAATGTGGAGAGCATCCCCACTGTCTGGGTTCATACCCGTCTCATTGTGATTAATAAAGATACGCCGGGAATGATCGGGCTGATGAGTAATATTCTTGGTCGGCACGGGATCAATATCATGAGTTATACCAATAAGAGTAACGGCACGGTGGGGTATAACATCATTGATACGGCAACAGCGGTGTCGCCGGAGGTCTGCAAGGAGATCAAGGAGGTGGACGGGGTGATCAGGATTCGGGTTATTCCGTTGAAGAACGGCTCGGATACGGCCTGA